The following coding sequences lie in one Candidatus Planktophila sulfonica genomic window:
- the menB gene encoding 1,4-dihydroxy-2-naphthoyl-CoA synthase produces the protein MSKPIKRDFGDRSIPAWVIGRGGESFTDITYEVADGIAKITINRPEVRNAFRPQTIIELKSAFDLARDNAEVGVIILTGKGDEAFCSGGDISVRGDDGYLGDDSLAQQGVGRLNVLDLQVQIRRTPKPVVAMIAGWAIGGGHVLHVVCDLSIAADNAKFGQTGPMVGSFDGGYGSGLLAASVGQKKAREIWFLTRQYDAQEALSMGLVNTVVPLKELEAETVSWCREMLQNSPMALRLLKASMNAADDGLAGVQQLAGDATLLFYLSEEGQEGRDAYKEKRKPDFGKFPKRP, from the coding sequence GTGAGCAAGCCTATTAAGCGTGATTTTGGTGACCGTTCTATCCCGGCATGGGTGATAGGCCGCGGTGGTGAGTCATTTACAGATATCACCTATGAAGTTGCTGATGGCATTGCAAAGATCACTATCAATCGTCCAGAAGTGCGTAATGCATTCCGTCCACAAACAATTATTGAATTGAAATCAGCTTTTGATTTAGCTCGTGACAATGCAGAAGTTGGCGTCATCATCCTTACAGGTAAAGGTGATGAAGCATTCTGTTCTGGAGGCGATATCAGCGTTCGTGGAGACGATGGCTATCTCGGCGATGACTCACTTGCACAGCAAGGCGTCGGTCGCCTCAATGTTCTAGATCTACAAGTACAAATCCGTCGCACACCAAAACCAGTTGTCGCAATGATCGCTGGTTGGGCAATCGGCGGAGGACATGTACTTCACGTTGTCTGCGATCTCTCTATCGCTGCTGACAATGCCAAATTTGGTCAGACCGGCCCAATGGTTGGTTCATTCGATGGCGGTTACGGCTCAGGACTTCTTGCAGCTTCTGTTGGCCAGAAAAAAGCTCGCGAAATTTGGTTCCTCACTCGTCAATACGATGCGCAAGAAGCGCTTTCAATGGGTCTTGTTAACACTGTCGTTCCACTCAAGGAACTTGAAGCTGAAACTGTTTCTTGGTGCCGCGAGATGTTGCAGAACTCTCCGATGGCACTTCGCCTATTGAAGGCATCTATGAACGCTGCAGATGATGGACTTGCAGGTGTTCAGCAGCTCGCAGGAGATGCAACCCTTCTCTTCTACTTATCTGAAGAAGGCCAAGAAGGCCGCGATGCTTATAAAGAGAAGCGCAAGCCTGACTTCGGAAAGTTCCCTAAGCGTCCGTAA
- a CDS encoding AMP-binding protein, whose product MEQNAQRELRSANPEWTVSESMARIAKALVSDGPALAFGHTNFTQVPARISAVVSTTGSSGTSKEVGLSASALLSSARASNKALGAEFGNSWSLLLPLTHIAGINVLVRALELGTEPIDLRNHQGDYPRADFTAIVPTQLFKALNGDAQLLKHLVEAKAVLVGGAALTTELHLQAENAGINVVVTYGMTETSGGCVYNGIPLDGVEISITSEKRIAIKGTVLAHTYLGAEALWDTQYKDGWFHSSDLGRIENEKLIVEGRSDDVIISGGENISLSAIESSLHAHFPHKTFAAFAVKDSKWGQALHLAIAGDGFPSEDEVAQYLGEKFGEFSKPKGYLHLPELPLVGIGKVDRKKLIDLYMEAPN is encoded by the coding sequence ATGGAGCAGAACGCACAACGAGAACTTCGCTCGGCTAATCCCGAATGGACAGTCAGCGAATCGATGGCTCGTATCGCCAAGGCCTTGGTATCTGATGGGCCGGCTCTCGCTTTTGGTCACACCAATTTCACCCAAGTCCCTGCGCGCATCAGCGCCGTTGTATCGACAACTGGAAGCTCTGGCACATCTAAAGAGGTCGGGCTTTCAGCATCTGCACTTCTCTCATCAGCTCGCGCTTCAAATAAGGCGCTTGGAGCAGAGTTTGGAAATTCTTGGTCGCTCTTATTGCCGCTCACTCATATTGCAGGAATCAATGTTCTAGTGCGAGCACTTGAATTAGGAACAGAACCAATTGATCTACGTAACCATCAAGGCGATTATCCGCGTGCAGATTTCACCGCGATTGTCCCGACGCAATTATTTAAAGCACTTAACGGGGACGCTCAACTTCTCAAGCATCTCGTTGAGGCTAAAGCTGTTCTTGTCGGCGGCGCAGCGCTCACAACTGAACTTCATCTGCAAGCAGAGAACGCCGGGATTAACGTCGTTGTAACTTACGGAATGACAGAAACTTCAGGTGGATGTGTCTACAACGGAATCCCACTAGATGGTGTCGAGATTTCAATTACTTCCGAGAAGCGAATTGCAATTAAGGGAACTGTCCTTGCTCATACCTATCTCGGGGCTGAGGCTCTCTGGGATACGCAATACAAAGATGGTTGGTTTCATTCTTCTGACCTCGGTCGAATTGAAAATGAGAAACTAATTGTTGAAGGTCGAAGCGATGATGTCATCATCTCTGGAGGAGAGAACATCTCACTAAGCGCAATCGAATCATCACTACACGCCCATTTTCCGCATAAGACTTTTGCAGCGTTTGCTGTGAAAGATTCAAAATGGGGCCAGGCACTTCACCTTGCAATCGCAGGCGATGGTTTTCCATCTGAGGATGAAGTAGCTCAGTACCTCGGTGAAAAATTCGGTGAATTCAGCAAGCCAAAGGGGTATCTCCATCTTCCAGAACTTCCACTCGTTGGAATTGGTAAAGTGGATCGCAAGAAGTTAATTGATCTATATATGGAGGCACCAAATTAA
- a CDS encoding 1,4-dihydroxy-2-naphthoate polyprenyltransferase — MIYIWRHQINIWIQGARPRTLPAAVAPVVVATVLVGREWKPLQALLALIVSLSLQIAVNYSNDYSDGIRGTDDNRVGPTRLTASGLASAASVKRAAQLSFLVACIAGLALASLSSWWIILVGIASVLAAWGYTGGHTPYGYRGFGELSVFIFFGVVATVGTYYVQTLDMTLAAFAASIPMGSLSCALLAINNIRDIPGDQEVGKKTLAVKLGDKNSRKFFVLLLISAYIFPVFTGHPLALLTLTTAPQAYAIAKEVLAGARGADLIPLLGRTGQLQLHFGLTFALALSF; from the coding sequence TTGATCTATATATGGAGGCACCAAATTAATATTTGGATTCAAGGAGCACGTCCACGCACACTTCCTGCAGCTGTAGCTCCTGTCGTTGTTGCCACCGTACTTGTAGGAAGAGAGTGGAAACCACTTCAGGCCCTGCTTGCTCTGATTGTCAGCCTTTCGCTCCAAATCGCTGTTAATTACTCAAACGACTACTCCGATGGAATCCGTGGCACCGATGACAATCGCGTAGGCCCAACCCGCCTCACTGCTTCAGGGCTTGCATCTGCCGCATCAGTAAAACGCGCTGCACAACTTTCATTTCTCGTAGCGTGCATTGCTGGCTTAGCTCTTGCCTCGCTTTCATCATGGTGGATCATCCTCGTAGGTATTGCATCAGTACTTGCTGCTTGGGGTTACACAGGTGGACATACTCCTTATGGCTATCGTGGCTTCGGTGAACTTTCTGTTTTCATATTCTTTGGAGTAGTTGCAACAGTTGGCACTTACTACGTTCAAACTCTGGATATGACTCTGGCGGCCTTTGCCGCATCTATTCCGATGGGATCTCTTTCTTGCGCACTGCTTGCCATCAATAACATTCGCGACATCCCGGGTGATCAAGAAGTTGGCAAGAAGACTCTGGCTGTAAAGCTTGGAGATAAGAACTCTCGCAAGTTCTTCGTTCTACTTCTTATCTCTGCCTATATCTTCCCTGTTTTCACAGGTCATCCTTTAGCCTTACTGACGCTAACAACTGCGCCACAGGCTTACGCGATTGCAAAAGAAGTCCTCGCTGGAGCAAGAGGCGCAGATCTCATCCCGCTTTTGGGTAGAACTGGCCAACTGCAGCTGCACTTTGGCCTTACCTTCGCTCTCGCGCTTTCATTTTAA
- a CDS encoding PLD nuclease N-terminal domain-containing protein produces the protein MIKVQGFLVLLSLALTLYTFVDCAMRDETQIKKLPKWGWLLAILFTGIFGPIAYLTIGRIRGPKGPKPGKKRILPPDDDPDFLRGL, from the coding sequence ATGATTAAAGTTCAAGGGTTTCTCGTACTTCTCTCACTTGCTTTAACTCTCTACACATTTGTTGATTGCGCTATGCGCGATGAGACTCAGATCAAGAAGCTGCCTAAGTGGGGCTGGCTCTTAGCCATTCTCTTCACTGGAATTTTCGGCCCAATTGCTTACTTAACAATTGGAAGAATTCGTGGACCTAAAGGTCCAAAGCCGGGCAAGAAGCGCATACTGCCGCCCGATGACGATCCTGACTTCTTACGAGGTCTTTGA
- a CDS encoding PQ-loop domain-containing transporter, translating into MLSTEFFGFIGGVLSIFFGLPQALRIRRLGHGRGLSLISWLLQLGVATSWAAYGFDKNSPSLLATNVAAGLINASVVWVIIHNRVRSILTISTLVAIVAGLVLTLPASIASVLLISLVFAQTPQVYKSYKNIKIGKDSAVSVVAMSVSALSGIFWITYAVLINDALLVLCNAIVLTNNIAIIALEIIGKRSRASKTS; encoded by the coding sequence ATGCTTTCAACTGAATTCTTTGGATTTATTGGGGGCGTGCTCAGTATATTTTTCGGACTTCCTCAAGCGTTACGGATTCGTCGCTTAGGCCATGGCAGGGGTCTTAGTTTAATTTCTTGGCTTCTTCAATTAGGAGTTGCTACATCGTGGGCCGCTTATGGCTTTGATAAAAACTCGCCATCATTACTGGCGACAAATGTGGCGGCTGGATTAATTAATGCCAGTGTGGTTTGGGTAATTATTCATAATCGAGTGAGATCCATTCTCACCATCTCAACACTGGTGGCAATTGTCGCAGGGCTTGTACTTACTCTTCCCGCATCAATTGCTTCAGTACTTCTTATCTCTCTTGTCTTTGCACAAACGCCACAGGTCTATAAATCCTATAAAAATATAAAAATTGGGAAAGATTCCGCCGTTTCGGTGGTGGCCATGAGTGTCAGCGCTTTGAGTGGAATTTTCTGGATTACTTATGCTGTGTTAATTAATGATGCGCTGCTTGTCCTATGTAATGCCATCGTCCTTACAAACAATATTGCAATTATTGCCTTGGAAATTATAGGTAAACGCTCGCGCGCTTCAAAGACCTCGTAA
- the ccsB gene encoding c-type cytochrome biogenesis protein CcsB gives MQTTWAYISNNFVYSAMAVFAISFVAHAFETAFAVRAPEVADSTSGNLMTKTLDYKRTERAARIATAMMILGFVLLLAGVVARGISAKHVPWGNMYEFSITGALAFTGTYLGALRKYDLRWLGLFVSLGVLLTLGTAITLLYRNSAPLVPALKSTWLVIHVVAAIISGGVFLLANVVAGAYLYLERAERLGARPVWLRRVPSIEVLDQLSYRLVAFVFPLWTFSVIAGAIWAESAWGRYWGWDPKETWAFITWVAYAAYLHARVTVGWRGRRAAWLCIFAGSTFLFNYVYVNVWGTGKHTYSGL, from the coding sequence ATGCAGACCACTTGGGCGTACATCTCAAATAACTTTGTTTATTCGGCAATGGCAGTCTTTGCCATTTCTTTCGTAGCTCATGCATTCGAAACCGCCTTTGCAGTGCGCGCGCCAGAAGTAGCTGATTCCACCTCGGGCAATCTCATGACAAAGACATTGGATTACAAGCGCACTGAACGTGCAGCCAGAATCGCTACCGCGATGATGATCCTTGGATTTGTACTTCTTCTCGCCGGAGTAGTCGCCCGAGGAATTTCTGCAAAGCATGTTCCTTGGGGGAATATGTATGAATTTTCCATCACAGGTGCACTTGCATTTACAGGAACATATTTGGGTGCACTTCGTAAATACGATCTTCGCTGGCTAGGGCTCTTTGTTTCACTCGGTGTTCTTCTCACACTTGGAACTGCAATCACCTTGCTATACCGAAATAGCGCACCACTTGTTCCTGCTCTTAAATCAACGTGGCTAGTTATTCACGTTGTGGCAGCAATCATCTCCGGTGGAGTCTTCTTGCTTGCAAATGTTGTTGCTGGTGCCTATCTCTATCTTGAACGTGCTGAGCGACTTGGTGCACGTCCAGTATGGCTTCGTCGAGTGCCTTCTATTGAAGTTCTTGATCAACTTTCTTACCGTCTTGTTGCATTCGTCTTTCCACTCTGGACCTTCTCAGTTATCGCGGGCGCCATTTGGGCCGAGAGCGCATGGGGACGTTACTGGGGCTGGGATCCAAAGGAGACGTGGGCATTTATTACTTGGGTTGCATATGCCGCATACCTTCATGCACGTGTAACTGTTGGCTGGCGCGGTCGTCGCGCTGCATGGCTCTGCATCTTTGCCGGGTCAACATTCCTCTTTAACTATGTATATGTAAATGTCTGGGGCACCGGAAAACATACATATTCAGGTCTCTAG
- the resB gene encoding cytochrome c biogenesis protein ResB, producing the protein MTRDIEVPELGFIALLRYAWRQLTSMRTALILLMLLGVAAIPGSLIPQRITNTIAVRDLYQTNPELAKWYDRFSLFDVYGSPWFSAIYILLFISLIGCVLPRSFEHYRAMRAQPPATPKNLSRLEHYQEITSDGETLEAAEKWFKKNRFRIRIEENSISAEKGFLRETGNLLFHLSLILILVGVSFGSLFGMRGEAIVNVGERFISVPTSYDTLAFGKLAGDTSLEPFEIKVDKFVAQYNPKTNAPEDYTAWLTVTYQGKTEKKTIKVNKPLTFANTRVYLQANGYSPVVTVRDSLGFVAFQGPVPFLPQDGNLRSIGAIKVPDADPQIGFVGSFVPTNARTTDQGAVSIFPELLDPKLLFSIWKGDLGLDTGIPQSVYKIDTTDLQQIGLGSVKPGETFNYAEGSITLETVVPWINLQVVKDPGKSYALIGGIVAVLGLLSSLYGRRRRIWIRITSQGAEVAGLAKNSAPGLEDEIEKFVNALRRD; encoded by the coding sequence ATGACAAGAGATATTGAAGTACCAGAGCTTGGTTTCATAGCGCTGCTGCGCTATGCCTGGCGCCAGTTAACAAGCATGCGCACAGCCCTGATTCTCCTTATGTTGCTAGGCGTTGCAGCGATTCCCGGTTCCTTGATTCCACAGAGGATCACCAACACCATCGCTGTACGCGATCTCTATCAAACGAACCCAGAACTAGCCAAGTGGTACGACAGGTTCTCTCTCTTTGATGTCTATGGTTCGCCTTGGTTTAGCGCGATCTACATCCTCTTGTTCATCTCTCTTATCGGATGTGTATTGCCGCGAAGCTTCGAGCATTACAGAGCAATGCGCGCTCAACCGCCTGCAACTCCAAAGAATTTGTCACGTCTTGAGCATTACCAAGAAATCACATCAGATGGCGAGACTCTTGAAGCTGCAGAGAAATGGTTCAAGAAGAATCGTTTCCGAATTCGCATTGAAGAGAATTCGATTTCTGCTGAAAAAGGTTTCTTGCGTGAAACCGGAAACCTGCTCTTCCATCTCTCACTAATTCTCATTTTGGTTGGGGTCAGCTTTGGCTCACTCTTTGGCATGAGAGGTGAAGCGATTGTTAATGTGGGCGAACGATTCATTAGCGTTCCAACTTCCTATGACACTCTCGCATTTGGAAAGCTCGCTGGAGATACTTCGCTTGAGCCATTTGAAATCAAGGTTGATAAATTTGTAGCTCAATACAATCCAAAGACCAATGCTCCTGAGGATTACACAGCCTGGCTTACAGTTACTTACCAAGGTAAGACCGAGAAAAAAACAATTAAGGTCAATAAGCCACTTACCTTTGCAAATACTCGTGTGTATCTACAAGCAAATGGATACAGCCCTGTTGTAACCGTCAGAGATTCATTGGGCTTTGTCGCCTTTCAAGGCCCCGTTCCATTCTTGCCACAAGATGGAAACCTGCGATCTATTGGTGCAATCAAAGTTCCAGATGCTGACCCACAGATTGGTTTTGTCGGATCCTTCGTTCCGACCAACGCACGCACTACTGATCAAGGCGCGGTTTCTATATTTCCTGAACTGCTCGACCCGAAGCTGCTCTTCTCTATCTGGAAGGGTGATTTAGGGCTCGACACAGGAATTCCACAATCTGTCTACAAGATTGATACAACCGATTTGCAGCAGATTGGCTTAGGTTCTGTGAAACCTGGTGAAACATTTAATTATGCCGAGGGTTCCATCACACTTGAAACAGTTGTTCCGTGGATCAACCTTCAAGTGGTGAAAGATCCCGGCAAGAGTTATGCGCTCATCGGAGGTATTGTTGCTGTCCTAGGTCTTCTCTCTTCACTTTATGGACGTCGTCGTCGAATCTGGATTCGAATTACGTCACAAGGAGCAGAAGTAGCAGGATTGGCAAAGAACAGTGCACCTGGTCTCGAAGATGAGATTGAAAAATTTGTTAACGCGTTAAGGAGAGATTAG
- a CDS encoding cytochrome c biogenesis CcdA family protein has protein sequence MTDFVVNTLMDGFLLSAFPIAILAGLISFISPCVLPLVPGYVAFAAGFSKSRGRIFLGSLLFVFGFSILFISYGALFGQLGAEISSNEEMITRVLGLLTIVMGVIFLGAFPLMPTLKPKISTQGGLIGAPLLGFLFGVGWTPCIGPALASVQALAFQESSAVRGAILSLGYCIGLGLPFIASGLFLDKSEKLRKVLVKSGGKISTIGGVLLIIIGILQLTGLWTDLMIEMRSLISEFAPVI, from the coding sequence ATGACAGATTTCGTAGTCAATACCTTGATGGATGGATTCCTCCTATCTGCATTTCCGATTGCCATACTTGCAGGACTGATCTCATTTATTTCCCCGTGCGTACTTCCGCTTGTTCCTGGATATGTTGCCTTTGCAGCGGGATTCTCTAAATCTCGGGGACGTATTTTCTTAGGTTCACTTCTCTTTGTATTCGGATTTAGCATCCTCTTTATCTCGTACGGCGCACTCTTTGGACAACTAGGTGCAGAGATATCAAGCAATGAAGAAATGATTACGCGAGTACTTGGCCTACTCACCATTGTTATGGGCGTGATTTTCTTGGGGGCTTTCCCGTTGATGCCAACTCTGAAACCAAAAATTTCAACGCAAGGTGGGCTCATCGGCGCACCGCTTCTGGGTTTTCTCTTCGGAGTTGGCTGGACACCATGTATTGGACCAGCACTTGCAAGTGTTCAAGCCTTGGCTTTTCAAGAATCCAGCGCAGTTCGTGGAGCAATTCTTTCGCTCGGATACTGCATCGGATTAGGGCTCCCATTTATTGCATCAGGTCTCTTCCTCGATAAGTCTGAGAAATTGCGAAAAGTTTTGGTGAAGAGCGGTGGGAAAATTTCAACAATAGGTGGAGTACTTCTAATTATCATCGGAATACTCCAACTCACTGGGCTATGGACTGATCTCATGATCGAGATGCGTTCTCTCATCTCTGAATTTGCTCCGGTGATTTAA
- a CDS encoding TlpA family protein disulfide reductase, producing MKKIALVLASLLFLTGCSNGGASKAEESFIAGSGAVTKMKIGNRVAAPAMSGMTLSGKNFTFAKGKVAVVNVWASWCSPCRAEEPTLSALSQKYSDVQFIGILTRDNPVNAEAFNRKRGTPYPTLIDDSILSGFRKSLPANAIPTTVVIDRDGNVASRISGVVTVASLSQLIEEALAE from the coding sequence ATGAAAAAAATCGCGCTCGTACTCGCATCACTGTTATTTCTCACAGGATGCAGTAATGGCGGAGCGTCGAAAGCAGAAGAGAGCTTTATTGCCGGAAGCGGCGCAGTGACGAAGATGAAGATAGGAAATCGAGTCGCAGCGCCAGCAATGTCTGGAATGACTTTAAGCGGTAAGAACTTCACGTTTGCTAAAGGCAAAGTTGCTGTCGTCAATGTCTGGGCGTCATGGTGTTCACCGTGCCGTGCTGAAGAACCAACTCTCTCTGCTCTTTCGCAGAAGTACTCAGATGTTCAATTCATCGGAATCTTGACTCGAGATAACCCGGTAAATGCTGAGGCTTTTAACCGTAAACGGGGCACTCCGTACCCAACGCTTATTGATGACTCGATTCTGAGCGGATTTAGAAAATCGTTACCGGCTAACGCAATTCCCACAACAGTAGTTATTGATCGAGATGGAAATGTTGCTTCACGAATATCAGGAGTTGTCACCGTTGCTTCGTTAAGCCAACTGATTGAAGAGGCGTTGGCGGAATGA
- a CDS encoding histidine phosphatase family protein: MSSTVHVIRHGEVENPNKILYGRQPGWRLSKRGQEMAEVIGEWSKGVNLGALHVSPLQRAQETAAPIARAHGLEIKTDDRLIEAANIFEGKSFELGSGVLKHPSSWRHLYNPWKPSWGEPYEEQISRMLAAIFEANKAAQGKDAIVVSHQLPIWILRSAIEGRSMLHDPRKRECTLASVTSVHFDDEGMISGTSYTEPAKHLLPQK, from the coding sequence ATGAGTTCTACAGTCCACGTCATCCGTCACGGAGAAGTTGAGAATCCCAACAAGATTCTCTATGGACGTCAGCCTGGTTGGAGACTTTCCAAGCGTGGACAAGAGATGGCTGAAGTAATTGGCGAATGGTCAAAGGGAGTAAATCTCGGCGCACTTCATGTTTCACCATTGCAGAGAGCACAAGAAACCGCGGCGCCTATAGCTCGCGCACATGGATTAGAAATTAAGACAGATGATCGATTGATTGAAGCTGCAAATATCTTTGAAGGAAAATCATTTGAATTAGGTAGTGGCGTCCTCAAGCATCCATCTTCGTGGCGCCATCTTTACAACCCATGGAAGCCATCATGGGGCGAACCATATGAAGAGCAAATCTCTCGCATGCTTGCCGCAATCTTTGAGGCAAATAAGGCAGCACAAGGAAAAGATGCAATCGTTGTATCTCACCAACTTCCGATTTGGATTCTTCGCAGCGCAATCGAAGGTCGCTCAATGTTGCACGATCCGCGTAAACGCGAATGCACACTGGCATCTGTAACCAGCGTTCACTTCGATGACGAAGGAATGATTTCAGGAACTTCGTATACCGAACCTGCCAAACACTTGCTCCCACAAAAATAA
- a CDS encoding HAD family hydrolase, protein MALTSTRAAFFDVDNTLVRGSTLYFLGRGMYQRGFFTKADISKFVVANIRFRMTGTEKKEVIEKFQNAATDFIGGHAVEDIKKIGEEIYDEFVSPKLWQGTFEIAKSHLDKGEEVWLVTAAPQDMANIIAQRLGLTGALGSKAQIENGIYTGTLDGKLLHGTEKAIAIQELARLHGYDLENCYSYSDSHNDIPLLQAVGHPCAINPDAVLRIRALAEGWPIHDFRRARFINRLLGPAVSRLAALGTLLTPRKR, encoded by the coding sequence ATGGCACTCACCTCAACGCGGGCAGCCTTCTTCGATGTAGATAACACCCTCGTCCGAGGTTCGACTCTCTACTTTCTTGGAAGAGGGATGTACCAGCGCGGCTTCTTTACCAAGGCCGATATCTCGAAATTTGTTGTCGCCAATATTAGATTCAGAATGACAGGTACTGAAAAGAAAGAAGTAATCGAGAAATTTCAAAATGCTGCAACTGATTTCATTGGTGGCCATGCCGTTGAAGACATTAAGAAAATTGGCGAAGAGATCTATGACGAGTTTGTTTCGCCCAAGCTTTGGCAAGGAACATTTGAAATTGCTAAATCCCATTTAGATAAAGGTGAAGAAGTCTGGCTTGTTACTGCGGCTCCTCAAGATATGGCAAACATCATTGCTCAGCGCCTTGGATTAACTGGTGCCCTTGGAAGCAAAGCGCAGATTGAAAATGGCATCTACACCGGAACTCTTGATGGAAAGTTATTACATGGCACAGAAAAGGCGATTGCAATCCAAGAACTTGCGCGCCTACATGGTTACGACTTAGAGAATTGCTACTCATATTCAGATAGCCACAATGACATTCCATTGCTGCAAGCAGTGGGCCACCCATGTGCAATTAACCCTGATGCTGTCTTGCGTATCCGCGCACTTGCGGAAGGTTGGCCCATCCACGATTTCCGCAGAGCACGTTTTATCAATCGCTTGCTAGGACCTGCTGTAAGTCGACTCGCAGCTCTGGGTACTCTGCTCACTCCGCGCAAGCGTTAA